The DNA window TTATACATCTGACCATTGGTCACGCCGCCTTCTGCCGTTAACAGATTCGTACTCGCATCCAGGCTAATCCGGTTCATCTTGCTGATGTCTATGACCAGAGTACCGTTCCCGTTGGAGTATCCTTCATAATTGTGACCGCCGCTGCGGATTCTAAGGGGCACATTGAATTTTCTCGACCAGTTAACTGCATTTGCTACATCCCTTTTGTTGCCGCAATAATTTATAACCAAAGGATACTGTTGAATAGCCCTGTTGTAGTCCTTGCGTCCTTTGTTATAGTCAGGATCCTCCGGTACAACAATATGACCTGTGAGGCCACAAAAACAAATATCCAAATACGGTGGCTCCTTTCTAAAAGTATTTCTGTTTGTCCAAAAGCATAATCTATTCTATTTTTAATTCGACAGCACTGCCCTTCCATCTTGGAGCAGCACTGCCCTATCGCCAAATACAAACTCGCAAAAGGATGGGATTCCAATACAAGATATGCAGAGCGTTTCGCTATGGTTCAGACATACTCAGATATACGAATTCATCCGGGAACATGGCTCATATTCGCTCTGTGCTTACCTAATAGAATGTCAGATCAGAGATGTTAGGAGCAGATTGCATCGATTTTTTTATGCCTTATATAAGAAAATGGACATGAGTTGCACCAGGAGCAAAAGTCTTTTTTTATATAAAAAAGAATGGTATTATTGTGGCATCGGTTATTCTTCTGTGTATGCGGATAAATGGAGTTTTGATGGAAGAATATATAAAACATTCTGTTTTATACAGGCAAACAAACAGAAGTTAGAGGGGGAAATGTGTATGGATACAGAAAAGAAACTAGCAGCATTAGTTAAGATTGCAGAAATTCTAAACCAAAACGGAATTACATGGGCAGTTGGGGCTTCCTCTTTATTGTATATTAAAGGCATTACACATGATTTTCATGATATAGATATTATGATTTCAGAAAATGATGTTGAAAAGGTAAAAGCACTTCTTTCTGATTATGAAACTTTACAACAAAGAATCCCTAATGCACAGTATAAGAGCAAAGCTTTTTTGGAATATATGATTGAGGGTATAGAATTTGATATTATAGCAGGCTTTACTATCGTTGCTGAGGATGTGGAACATTATTTTCCTTTGAAAAAGGAGAATATCAAAGAGATTACTTTTATTGATAACATGCCCATTCCTTTGCAGTCTGTTGAAGAATGGAAAACCTATTATTCTTTAATGGGCAAAATTGAAAAAGCTCAAATGATAGAATTGCACCTGAAAGACTAAATTTCCTCTCTCTATTGCGCGCAAAAAACCCTGAAGTTTTACTGATTTCAGGGTTT is part of the Oxobacter pfennigii genome and encodes:
- a CDS encoding nucleotidyltransferase domain-containing protein — translated: MDTEKKLAALVKIAEILNQNGITWAVGASSLLYIKGITHDFHDIDIMISENDVEKVKALLSDYETLQQRIPNAQYKSKAFLEYMIEGIEFDIIAGFTIVAEDVEHYFPLKKENIKEITFIDNMPIPLQSVEEWKTYYSLMGKIEKAQMIELHLKD